In Afipia carboxidovorans OM5, the sequence CCCTCATCGCGCACCATGACGCGCTGTCGCCGAAGGAGCGCACCGCCACGATCTATCCGCGCTATCTCGAGTCCGAGGCGACGAGTGTCGAAGGCGTGCTGATGATGCAGTCCTTCCGTGAGGGCACGCCCTATGCGGGCGAGGACCTGTTCATGGCGGACGGTGCGCACTTCACCGCACGCTGCTCACGCGATGCGCGCACGCCCGGCATGTGTCTCAGCGAACGCCGGATCGGTGACGCCGATCTGCACTTCCGCTTCCCGCGCGCATGGTTGTCGCAATGGCAGGATGTCGCTGATGCGATGGACCAGCTCGCCGGACAGCTGCAGGGGCCGAGGAAATAGGCGGCGCTCGCGATGCGCTCCCTCTCCCCGTTGGGGAGAGGTGAAGCAAGAAATGAAAATGGCCGGTAAAAACCGGCCACCGCATCGCCTTTCGTGAGGCAGCGTCAGTCTTCCTGATCGGCGAGATCGTCCTCGAGGATCGCCATCTGGAATTGATAGGAACGGTCATCGTCCTCATCGTCGACGAACAGCACGCCGATGAACTCCTCGCCGATATAGACCTCGGCGGAATCGTCCTTCTTCGGGCGCGGCACGACGCGGATCTTCGAGTTGCCGAACGTGCGCTTGAGGTAAGCGTCGAGCTTTCTGACTTCGGTAACGTCCACGGCAATCTCCAGTGAGGGCGACGGCGCCCCTCTTACGCGCGGCCAAGCTTAGCGCCGGGCCTCATGCACGCCAATAGCGCAACGTGCGTCATGAACCAAGTGCAGAGAATGTCTTTTACAAGCCGAGCGCGGTAAGCATCTGGTCCATGGTGCGCGACGGCTCGGAGCAACCGGCCGTTCCCACCACACGCGCCGGCACACCCGCCACCGTGACGTTGTTCGGCACCGGCTTCACCACGACCGAACCGGCCGCGATGCGCGCGCAATGCCCGACCTCGATATTGCCGAGGATCTTCGCGCCCGCGCCGATCATCACGCCGCGGCGGATTTTCGGATGGCGATCCTCGTTCTCCTTGCCCGTGCCACCGAGCGTGACATCGTGCAGGATCGAAACGTCGTCTTCGATCACCGCCGTCTCGCCGACGACGAAGCCAGTTGCATGATCGAGGAAGATGCCGCGGCCGATCCGCGCCGCCGGATTGATGTCGGTCTGAAACACCGACGACGACTGGCTCTGAATGTAGAAAGCGAAATCCTTGCGGCCCTGCTTGTGCAGCCAATGCGCAAGACGGTGCGCTTGAATGGCATGGAAGCCCTTGAAGTACAGCAGCGGGTCCATGAAGCGCGAGGTCGCCGGATCACGGTCGTAAACAGCTACGAGATCGGCGCGGAAGACGTTGCCGAGATCGGGATCGTCGCGCAGTGCATCCTGATACGCCTGACGGATCAAGCCTGCCGACAGCGCCGCATGATCGAGCCGCTCGGCAATGCGATGCACGATCGCATCTTCGAGCGTGTCATGATGAAGGACGCTCGAATAAAGGAAGGTCGCAAGCTCGGGCTCGTGCCGGGCTGCTTCTTCTGCCTCCTCGCGAATCCGGCTCCAGACCGGATCGACCCGCGAGAGGGCTGCTTTTGCATCGACGTGGACTTTAGCCATAGGTTTCTTCCGGGTGTTGTGCCCGCCTGCGGGAGGCGCAGTTTACCACATAATGGCCGATGGCAACGCTACAATGCCACCGTCCGGCCCATACGGATAATAAACCTCAATCATGACGGGCAAGGAAGGCGAGCACGCCCTCCTTGTAAACCCGGTCTCCGACCGCCCGCATGTGGTCGCGGCCCGGAATGTCGAGCATTTCCGCACCCCGCATCACCTCATGCAGCCGCTGCGGCGAACCCGACACATCATCATTGGTGCCGACCGCGATCAGCGCCGGTGTCTTGATCGAAGCAACCTGCTCCGGCGTCAGCCATTGGCGCGAGCCGCGCAGACAGGCCACAAGCGCGCGGCGGTCCGAGCGGGTCTGCTCTGCGAATGCGCGAAACATGCGGCCCATCGGATCGGTGACGTCTTCAAGCGACGGCGCCTCGAGCGCCACCGCAACATCCTCGCCGGGCCCACCGCCTTCGATCAATCCATAACCGAGGCCGCCGATGATGAGCGTGCGCAACCGCTCCGGATGATGCAGCGCGAGTACAGAGGCAATGCGCGAGCCGAGCGAATAACCCATGATGTCGGCGTGCGGAATATCGAGATGATCCATCAGCGCGCGCACGTCGCTCGCCATGATCTCCAGCGAATATTGCGCACGATCATAAAGCTTGCTGGACGCACCATGGCCGCGATTGTCGAGCGCGACGACGCGGCGGCCTGCCTTGGTCAGCGCCGAGACCCAACCCGGATAAACCCAGTTGACACCCGCAGACGAACCGAAGCCGTGGACAAGGAAAATCGGATTGCCCTCGCCTTCATCGATATAGGCAATCTCGACGGGGCCGTTGTGAAAACTCGGCATGGCACTTCCAGTGTAGGTAAAAACAAGACGGCGGCCGTTCTAACCGCGTCGGTAGGGCTTTGCCAGTGCTTGACGCCCGGCAATTTATGCAGATGAGGCTTGCGTTGCGAGGAAGAGGCGCCGGGCTTTCACGCGCTTGCGGCGATGAAGCCAGGCGAGCGTCAGTCTTTCCGTCGTCGATTTGATCGAAGCGAGCGTGCCGATCAGTGCAATCAGCGCGGCGAATACCCACCATGCAAGATTGAATGCGCCGCTCGCGAGCAACAGCGCACCGCGCCCGAGAAGCTTGAGCGTCGCGCGGGTTTCCTTGCCCTTGGCTTCCGCAAGTCGCGCCGCGCGCGCAACATCCTTCGGACCATCGGCAATGCGTAGCACATCGAGCGTGCCCTTCGCGCCGATCTTGGCGTTGACGCGACCGGTGTCCTTGGCAAGGCGAACAAGCACGCCCGCCTTCTCCGCCTTGAACGCGGCCTTGATGAGATGCGCGCTCTGTGCCGGGCGCGTCAGCGAGACGTTCTGAACAGCATGCGTGAGAGCGGGCGTATCGATCATGTTGCGCGCGGCGCGGCCCGTCCATGCCGTGAGACCCGCGCCGAGGCGGCCGGTCTTGCGTGCATCCTTCACGAGGGTAAGCCCGGCGCGCAAAGGTGCGACGCCCGCGGCCGATACATAAGTCGCGGCCGTCACCACGATGCCGGTCGCCGCAAGACCGAGGATCAGCCTGTCGGCCTCCTCGCCCATCACAAGCCGCTTGCCCTCGCGCAACACATCGCGCACGTCGCCGAACACGAACAGATCGCCCACGAGCGTACCCGACAGGCTCGCCGCATCGTCACCCTCGCCGGTGACAAGTCCGCGCGCAAACCGCCCGGCGACCGCAGAGGCTCCATCATGCGCGGCCACCGCCGCGCGAACCTCATCCGTCAGTTGCTCCGGGAGAGCAATGCCCTTCGCAGCCGCGACAGCCACGAAGCTCTCCGCAAGCTCGGGATCGCCCGCTTCCAGCGCCTGGCGAATATGTCCGTCGATCACGGACGCGCGCGTCTCACCTACCGGGAGAGCCTGCTCCAGCCGGACATCCGACAATCGCGCAGGGTCGTCCTGCGCCATGAGAATGGCGAGGGAGGTCTCGGCGCGCGGAAACAGCAGCGCCAGGGCCGTCACACAGACGGCCAGAGCGCCAACGCATCCAATCGCAAGGCCGGTTTTATTGGTTTGCATGCACAAGCCAAAGGTCATGCGTATTGATGTGGCAATTCTGCGGCGGGTTCACCAGAGCTCCCCCTTCAGACGTGCGTCGAAAGCAGTCCCTCCGAAAGGAGGGCTTTCCGCAACCCTGGAGAGCGTATGGAATCCTGATCGAACAATTTACTCCGCCCTCGTGATTTCTGTTGTGAATCCGACGGGACCCGTGCTGACCCATCTGGTATTGCGCGTATCATAGGGGTAAGAGGTTCCCGCCCTCGCGGGTGACTACGCACTCATCGACAATCTGGACGCTCTGCTTCACCAAGCGCTTCGACGACCCGGAAAGTTCCAAGGCAATCCCAAGGTTAAATCCAATGGCCGACCACATCGTTCCTCACTTCCACAATGGCCCGGGTGTCAGCGTCATCGAAATCGGATCGCGCGAGTTCATGTGCATCGGCGCGAACCCGCCGTTCGATCACCCGCACGTCTTCCTCGATCTCGGCAATGACGACGAGATCATCTGCCCGTACTGCTCGACGCTGTATCGCTTCGCACCGGATCTCGCGGCCGGTGAAGCGCGGCCGCCGCAGTGCGTGGTGGAAGACAAGGTTCTCTGAGCGGCGTGGAGCCCGCCCGCACGCTTGCCATCGCGGGGGCTGGCATCGGGGGCCTCACCGCCGCGCTCACGTTGAACCGCATCGGCTATCGCGTCATCATTCTTGAACGCGAAACCGAACTCACCGAAGCAGGCGCCGGCCTTCAACTCTCTCCCAATGCAAGCCGTGTCCTGATCGATCTTGGGCTCGAGCAAAGCCTTGCCTCCACCGCAATCACACCGGAAGCCATCCGCGTCATCAACGCGCGCAGTGGTCGTGACATTGCGCGCCTGCCGCTCGGCGAGCGCGTCTCCACCCGCTTCCGTGCGCCCTACTGGCTGATCCACCGCGCCGCCCTGCAGGCGACGCTCGCCGCGAAAGTGCGCGCAACGCCCGGCATCGAACTACGGCTCGGCTGGCGCTTCGACGAAGTAACGGATGAGGCAAGCGGCGTCACCGTCATCCAGCGGCGCGGGATGTCGTACCGGGCAGAGCGTGTGCAGGCACTGATCGGCGCCGACGGTGTCTGGTCCGCCGTGCGCCAGCAGGTATTCCCCGAGGCTGGCCCGCGGTTCAGTCGCCGCATCGCATGGCGCGGCATGATCGATGCGGCGCATGCGCCCCGCTTCTTTGAAAAGCGCAACGTGCATCTGTGGATGGGGCCGAACGCGCATCTCGTGGCCTATCCGGTCGTCGGCAGCGGCAGCATCAATCTCGTCGCCATCGTCACCGGCGAATGGAACAAGCCGGGCTGGAGCGAGCCCGGCCACGCCGCCGAACTTGCCCGACACTTCACAAAACCCTGGGACGATTTCGCGCGCGCGCTCATCAACGCGACGCCGAGCTGGCGCAAATGGGCGCTGTTCGAGGTCCCGAACCCGGTTTTCGCCAAAGGCGCTGTTGCGATGCTCGGCGACGCTGCCCATGCGATGTTGCCGTTCGCGGCACAGGGCGCGGCGATGGCAATCGAGGACGCAGCCGTGCTCGCACGCAGCATCGAGACGCATCCCGACGATCTCACAGCCGCCTTCCGCCATTACGAGACGGCGCGCCGTGCGCGTGTCTCAAGAGTGCAGCGCCTGTCGCGCCAGAACGGGCAGATCTACCACCTCAAGGGTGTCGCCAGCACCGCGCGCGACCAGACCATGCGGCTGCTCGGCGGCAAGCGCCTGCTCGCCCGGCAGAACTGGATTTACGGCTGGCGCCCCTGAGGCATCAGCGTTTCGGATGGGATTTGCGTCTGTCCGGATGCGTGGGCGTGGCCGGCTTTTCGATCGGCACCGGGCCGCAGTTCAGCTTCTGCCGGTTCTCGTCGATCTGTTCGAGTTGACCGCGCGCGGTGACGAACTCGCTCTGGTAGGCAAGCCCCGACATCAGCGACCCCGCAAAGCCGGTCTCGGCCTTCGCCATCAACCCCTGCAACTCGGCAACGCGCTGGGCGACAGCCTTGCGCGCGGTGTTCAACTGCTCGCAGTTGTAGAGCGCGTAATGCGCGGGATCGACAAAGAAGCTCGCCGCCTGCGCGGCAGCGGGCGCGCCACACACGAGGATGGCAGCAAGAAAGAGAGACGTCCGATCGCGCATGCGTTCAATCATCCGAAGCAAATGAGGATGGCACCCTAGAGCATTATCGTGTCCGATGGAATCCATCGGGCGTCCTATCGCAACGCCAGCCGGGCCGTCAGCGTGTGCTTCACCTCTGGCCATTCGCTATCGATGATGCTGAACATCACGGTGTTGCGCACCCGCCCGTCAGGCATGATGCGCTCATTGCGCAGGATGCCCTCCTCCTTCGCGCCGAGCCGCGCAATCGCCGCGCGCGATTTCGCATTGAGCTCGTCGGTCTCCAGTTGCACACGGACACAGGCGAGCGTCTCGAAGGCATAGGTCAGCATCAGAAGCTTCATCTCTGTGTTGACCACCGTTCGTTGATGCGACGCCGATATCCAGGTGTGACCGATCTCCACCTGCCGGTTCTTGTGATCCAGCCTCCAGAACCGCGTCGAGCCGATCGGCTTGCCGCTCGCGCGATGCTCGATGACATAAGGAATGACCGAGCCGCTGCGCCAGCCGTCGAGCGCGGGGGCCATATAATCCGCAACAGTCGCAGCCGAGGGCACCGTCGTGACCTTGAGCGTCCACAACTCGCCGTCGGATGCCGCCTGCACCAGCGCGTCCGCGTCGTCTTCGCGCATCAGGCGGAGCCGGACGTGAGCGCCGACAAGATCGGGAGCGGGTGCTGGCGTCGTCATGATTCAATCCTCAGGATTCGTCGAAACCGATCGCGGTGCGGCGGCGGCCACGCAAGCGGTGCCCAAGCTTGCGCAACTCCTCGGCATAGCGGCGGCCCTGACGCGCAAGCTCGCCCCGGCGCTTGAAGTCGCTGCGCCCGACCGCGCTGCCGGCCTCCTCCAGTGCAGGACCCTTCTTCTGCACGGCGAGCGCGGGAAACATCTGATAGGTCGCAAGACGCGACGCCTTGCCCAGCGCATAATCGAAAATGATCAGATCGAGCGGCAGACTGATGCGCTCCGTCATCGCAAGCAGCCGCTTCGCACCCGTTCGCGACACGATATAGGCGCCCGCGCGATAATGCGTACTGCGTACCCGCCCGAGCCGAAAGCCCTGCCCGACCTCGCGCGGCGGCACGTCGATCCAGACGCGGTTGAAGCTTTCCTCGATCTTGACGATATCCGCATCCACCGGAATCCACGCTGTATCCGACAGAAATGCAGGCAGCCGCGGCGAGAACAGCATGTCGTCCTCGAACACACAGCCATGGCTCGCCGCCCCATCAGCGATCATCTGCCAGCACTTGCGGTGGCTGAGAGCGCAGGCGACCTCGTTGGGCTTGAGCGGCAGCCACGCCGGATGAGGCGCGCGCACGGTGTCGAGCTCCGCAGCGGTCATCGCCTTTCCATCGACCGCATCGACACGCGTGAATGCAATCCCGAGCGCGCGGAAACGCGCCTGCATCTCGGCAAGCCGCTCCGGATCACGCGCGAGATTGATGAGATAGGGCGGGATGGTCATGAAGGCCGGCGAGTCCAAGAGGTGGTGCGGACGGCGGGGATCGAACCCGCACGACGTTGCCATCGAGGGATTTTAAGTCCCTTGCGTCTACCAATTCCGCCACGTCCGCACGTCGCGCCTTGTAGCACCCGCTCCCCCCAAAGGAAAAGCGATGCGGAGCGCCGAAATCCGCAACGAAGGGACGAACGTCCGGCCGCTGCCGGGGCGACCGAGGCAAACCCATGCCCCGATCCGCCGCAGACTGGCCTAAGCCGCCTCTTTCAGGGAAGCCATGTCGATAACGAAGCGATATTTCACGTCGTTCTTCACCAGCCGCTCATAGGCCTGGTTGACGTCCTGCATCTTCACCATCTCGATATCGCTGACGATGTCGTGGCGCGCGCAGAAATCGATCATCTCCTGCGTCTCGGCCATGCCGCCGATCGCCGAGCCGGAGAGATTCTTGCGGCCGAGGATGACGCTCGCGCCAGCCACCGGCGGCACAAGTTCGGTCAGCGCGCCGACCAGCACCATGGTGCGGTCGAGCTTCAGCAGACTCATATACGGATTGACGTCATGGCCGACCGGAATGGTGTCGAGCAGGAAGTCGAACGTCCCGGCATGAGCGGCCATCGCCTCCGCATCGCGCGAGACCAGCACTTCGTCGGCGCCGAGACGCCGCGCATCCTTGCCCTTCTCCGGCGAGGTCGTGACCATCACCACGCGTGCGCCGAACGCCTTGGCGAATTTCACGCCCATGTGCCCGAGCCCGCCAAGGCCGATGATGCCGACCTTCTGCCCCGGCCCGACGCGCCAGTGGCGCAACGGCGAATAGGTGGTGATGCCCGCGCACAGCAGCGGCGCCACCGCCTTGAGGTCGAGCGTGTCGGGAATCTTCACGACGAAGCGCTGTTCGACGACGATCTGCTCCGAATAGCCGCCGAAGGTCAGCGCATCGCTGCCCCGCTCGCGGGCATTGTAAGTCAGCGTCGCGCCATGCTCACAATACTGCTCGAGCCCCTCGTCGCAGGCGAAGCAGCGGCGGCAGGAATCCACCATGCAGCCGACACCGGCAAAGTCGCCGGCCTTCAGCTTCGTCACATTGGCGCCGACGCGCACCACGCGGCCGACGATCTCGTGGCCCGGCACCATCGGATAGAGCGAATTCGCCCAATCATTACGCGCCTGATGCAGATCGGAATGGCAGATGCCGCAATAGAGAATTTCGATCTGGACATCGCCCGGCCCGACATCACGGCGTTCGAACGAAAACGGGACCAGCGGCGATTTGGAATCATGAACTGCGTAACCGCGCACCTTCAGCATAGAACTTCCCCACAAATGAATGAACGGAACGCCTTCCGCAAAAACGCGATGCGCGCTCACGCAGCGCCCGCCAGCCGCGCCTGAGATAGGAACGCCACTTGGCATCGCCAAGAGCTACGAAAGAGCTAGCGACCAAAGAGCAACAGGGATCATCGAGCGCGCGCAGCAATGGTGACTCATCACGCCCACTATCGATCACTCGATGCAGATAGCGCGAACGCCCTCATCCTAACCTTCCCCCACTTGCGGGGGAGGGAATGGGAGTGGGAAACGCCTACGCGCCGTTCTCGCGGATCGGCGGCTGAAACGACAGCCCGGTGTCCCACGGAAAGAATATCCAGGTGTCCTGTGACACTTCCGTGATGAAGGTATCGACCAGCGGCTTGCCCATCGGTTTGGCATAGACCGCGGCGATATGTGCCTTCGGCGCCGTCTCGCGAATGATGCGCGCAGTGCGGCCGGTGTCGACGAGATCGTCGACGATCAGAAGCCCCTCGCCGTTGTCGCCGCCGAGCCGCGTCACCGTCTCCGACAGACCTTTCAGAACCCGCATCTCGGTCTGCGTGGTGTGCTCGTAGCTCGCCACGCACAGCGTATCGATGACGCGCAGACCCAACTCACGTGCGACAATCGCCGCCGGCACCAGCCCGCCGCGCGTCACCGCCACCAGCGCACGAAACGGCCCGGCTCCGTTGAGCCGCCATGCCAGCGCGCGGGCATCGCGATGAAACTGATCCCACGACACCGGAAACGGCTTTTGCGCGGCGTTCTCACTCATCGTTCGACTCCAGACTTTCTTTCACCTCTCCCGTGGGAGAGGTCGGATTGTCATAAGCGCGTTGACGCGCGTTTGCGCCGCGCTATGGCAATCCGGGTGAGGGCGTACGCTCTCGCTAAATCCAGCCCCCCTCACCCCAACCCTCTCCCCACTGGGGAGAGGGAGTATATCGTGCCCGACGGCGCTCTTATGCCTGCGTGACAAGCCGCTCACTGCACCGGATTGCGCGAACCATGCAGTCCGGCCAGCATCTCCTTGACCTCGTCCATCGCGACCTTCAGCTTCTCAGGGTCGCGCGCGCGCACCACGACGTTGGTGTTCGGCCGGCCCGCATCGTCGATATAGGGATAGCTGCCGATGCTGGTTTCGGGATGGGCGGTGGCGATCATGCGCAGTGGCGAGCCGATGTCGCCCTCCTTGGCATTGGCCCGCACCGAATCCGACAGCATGCGCTGGCCGACACGCAGCCGCGGCGCGACGATATCCATCATCGCCTGCATGATAGAGGGCACGCCCGCCATGACGATGACGTTGCCGACCTTGAACCCCGGCGCGAGAATGGTCGCGCTTTCGATCAGCTCCGCCCCCTCGGGAATCCGCGCCATCCGCAGCCGCGCTTCGTTCAGCGCATCGCCGAACCGCTCGCGGAAGCGCGCCACCACCGCGGGGTGATAATCGATCGGCACGCCGAACGCCTTCGCCACCGCGTCGGCGGTGATGTCGTCATGCGTCGGCCCGATGCCGCCGGTTGTGAACACGTAATCGTAACGCTGCCGCAGTGCATTGAGCGCGGCGACGATATCGTCTTCGTCGTCGGCGACGATACGCACTTCCTTGAGGTCGATGCCGAGATTGGTGAGGTACTCGGCGATGAAGCCGATGTTCTTGTCCTTGGTGCGGCCGGACAGAATTTCATCGCCGATCACCAGAATGCCGGCAGTGACGATCTCGGTCATGTCGCACCTCGATTAAAACGGGCGGCGCGTCTGCACCTGCATGCTCCGGAGCGGAGCAACCCGCGATTGTTCCACCACTTGCATATCGCGGGGCCCGCGTTCTTTCCACCGTCCGTTTGCGGCATTCCACCTCTCTTTACCGGAACGACAACACCGGCGACGGTTGCCCGCCACCGCGGGTTTGCGTAAAAAACCGCGCGGAGACCCCTCATGACCTATTGCTGCGGCATCCTCGTCAAGGACGGCCTCGTGATGCTTGCCGATACCCGTACCAATGCGGGACTCGACAACATCTCGACCTTCCGCAAGCTGCACGTGTTCGAACAGCCGGGCGAGCGGGTGATGGCGCTCGCCTCCGCCGGCAATCTCGCGATCACGCAGTCGGTGCTCACGGTGCTCACCGACGGTATCGAGAATCCGCTGACCGGCGAGATCGAAACCCTGATGAACGCGCCGAGCCTGTTTCTGGCCGCGCAACGCATCGGCCGCGCGGTCCGCACCGTCAGCCGCATCGAGGGTCCGGCGCTCAAGGCGGAAGACATCAACTTCGATGTGTCGTTCCTGTTCGGCGGCCAGATCAAGGGCGCGCCGATGCGCCTGTTCATGGTGTACCCCGCCGGCAACTTCATCGCCTGCACCACCGATACGCCTTACCTGCAGATCGGCGAGCACAAATACGGCAAGCCGGTGCTCGACCGCGCGATCTCCTACGATGTCGAATTGTATGATGCGCTCAAGATCGGCCTGATCTCGATGGATTCGACCATGCGCTCCAATCTCGGCGTCAGCCCGCCGATCGACGCCCTGCTGTTGCGGAACGATGCCTGCACGGCCGAACTCAATATACGCATTGAGGACGATGATCCCTATTTCCGCGCGCTGCGCCGCCAGTGGAGCGAAGCGTTGCGCGCGGCCTATCAGAGCATTCCGCGCCCGCCTTATGGGCATAGCAAAGCGTAGTTTTTCGTCATGCCCGGCTTAATGCCGGGCATCCACGTCTTCTTTTCAAAATGAAAGACGTGGATGGCCGGGACAAGCCCGGCCATGACAAAGTGAAATGCGAAATAATAACTTCAAATATAATCGGGAAGCAAAACATGTCTGAACTCAAAGTCGCCCTCGTCACCGGTGCGAGCGCCGGGATCGGCAAGGCCTGCGCGCTCGCGCTCATCAAGGCGGGATTCACCGTGGTGCTGACCGCGCGCCGCAAGGACAAGCTCGATGAAGCGGCAGCCGAGGGAAGCAAGCTCGGCACCTGTCTCGCCGTGCCCGCCGACATGACCGACCCGGCCGCGATCGATGCGCTGTTCGCGCGCATCGTGAAGGAATACGGACGGCTCGACGTGCTGTTCAACAATGCGGGCGTCGGCACGCCGCCGGTGCCGCTGGAAGAACTCACGCTGGCGCAGTGGCAGGCAACGGTCGCGACCAATCTCACCGCTCCGTTCCTGTGCACACAGCATGCCTTCCGCATCATGAAGGACCAGACGCCGCGCGGCGGCCGCATCATCAACAACGGTTCGATCTCGGCCTATGCGCCGCGGCCATTCTCCGCGCCTTACACCTCCACCAAGCACGCGATCACCGGCCTCACCCGCTCGATCGCGCTTGATGGCCGCGCCTACGACATCGCGGGCGGCCAGATCGACATCGGCAATGCCGCGACCGAGATGACCAAGCCGATGGCGGCAGGCATCCGCCAGCCGCGCGGCGACGTGATGGTCGAACCGACGATGGATGTGCAGAACGTCGCCGACGCGGTGGTGTTCATGGCCACGCGCCCGCTCGACGCCAACGTGCTGTTCATGAACGTGATGGCGACCAAGATGCCGTTCGTCGGGCGGGGTTAGGACCGCCCTGCCAATTACACGGGTGTGCCCCGGACGCGGTGCGGCATACTTCATGCCGCTCCGCAGAGCCGGGGCCGCGCCAGACCGGATACGAGACGGTCCCGGTTCTGCAACGCAGCGCTTGCGCGCTGCATTGCGCTCGGGACACGGGTAAACTTCAATGCAGCCGAAACACGCCGTCGATCGCTTTCATCTCGGCGGGCTTGATCAGCCGCGAATGCGCGACCGTCACCGCGAACAGCGGCCCCTCGAGTTTGTCGCGCCAGAATTCGAGGAAGGCGTTGAGCGCCGGGAAGTTCGGAAACAGGTCGTAGTTCTGCCAGACGTAGGATTGCAGCAGCCAGTGATGGTCCGGCCGGCGATAGAGAATCTCCGCCGTGGTCAGCCCGTAGCCCTTGAGCTGCTTCTGAAAATCGGAGCTGACCGATGTCTCCGATGCCCTTGTTTCCGATGCCTTCTGCAACGCCATTCCAGCCTCCGTTCAGGGGACGTGCATCCCGGGAGGGCGGCGGGCCGCCGATGGCGCGAGCCTTCCGAAAAGCTTCGGAATGGCTCCGCGTCTCGCCTCAAGCCCGTGCCCCTCGCGACGCACAGGTGAATCTGACGCATGAACTTCCCTGATCTCAAGCCTCAAAGTTAAATAAATTGTTAAATATCAATAAATTAGCAGCAGGCCAGCAATACTGCTGACAAACGGATCAAGGCGGCCGGTCACGGCCCGGAGCGATGTAGCCTTCCGCGCTCCGGCCTTGTCCCCACGCCGCAGGACTCCCCGCGCCTCGCATTAACGATTTCTGGCAGTCGTCATTTTTGAGTGCCAGAAAATTTGCTATGTTCCTCTTGTCGGCGACAAAAGCTCGCCTATGTCCCGAGGGTCGGCGGTGGCACTCCCACTGAACGACTGCCAATTAAAGACAGACAACAATTTCAATATCTTAGGAGGACTGCATGAAATTCCGTCCGCTTCACGACCGCGTCGTGGTCAAGCGCATCGACGCCGAAGAGAAGACCGCAGGCGGCATCATCATTCCCGACACCGCGAAGGAAAAGCCTTCGCAGGGCGAAATCCTCTCGGTGGGCCCCGGCGGCCGCGACGAGGCCGGCAAGCTGATCCCGATCGATCTCAAGGTCGGCGACATCGTGCTGTTCGGCAAGTGGTCCGGCACCGAGGTCAAGATCGACGGTCAGGATCTCCTGATCATGAAGGAAAGCGACATTCTCGGCGTCCTCACCGACGTCGGCTCCAAGAAGAAGGCGGCCTAACGCATTTACGGGAGCCGTCATCACCGGGCTGAAGTGCGAAGCACGTCTTCGCGTCGATATCC encodes:
- a CDS encoding competence/damage-inducible protein A, which produces MTEIVTAGILVIGDEILSGRTKDKNIGFIAEYLTNLGIDLKEVRIVADDEDDIVAALNALRQRYDYVFTTGGIGPTHDDITADAVAKAFGVPIDYHPAVVARFRERFGDALNEARLRMARIPEGAELIESATILAPGFKVGNVIVMAGVPSIMQAMMDIVAPRLRVGQRMLSDSVRANAKEGDIGSPLRMIATAHPETSIGSYPYIDDAGRPNTNVVVRARDPEKLKVAMDEVKEMLAGLHGSRNPVQ
- a CDS encoding peptidase, which gives rise to MTYCCGILVKDGLVMLADTRTNAGLDNISTFRKLHVFEQPGERVMALASAGNLAITQSVLTVLTDGIENPLTGEIETLMNAPSLFLAAQRIGRAVRTVSRIEGPALKAEDINFDVSFLFGGQIKGAPMRLFMVYPAGNFIACTTDTPYLQIGEHKYGKPVLDRAISYDVELYDALKIGLISMDSTMRSNLGVSPPIDALLLRNDACTAELNIRIEDDDPYFRALRRQWSEALRAAYQSIPRPPYGHSKA
- a CDS encoding SDR family oxidoreductase, encoding MSELKVALVTGASAGIGKACALALIKAGFTVVLTARRKDKLDEAAAEGSKLGTCLAVPADMTDPAAIDALFARIVKEYGRLDVLFNNAGVGTPPVPLEELTLAQWQATVATNLTAPFLCTQHAFRIMKDQTPRGGRIINNGSISAYAPRPFSAPYTSTKHAITGLTRSIALDGRAYDIAGGQIDIGNAATEMTKPMAAGIRQPRGDVMVEPTMDVQNVADAVVFMATRPLDANVLFMNVMATKMPFVGRG
- a CDS encoding usg protein, producing MALQKASETRASETSVSSDFQKQLKGYGLTTAEILYRRPDHHWLLQSYVWQNYDLFPNFPALNAFLEFWRDKLEGPLFAVTVAHSRLIKPAEMKAIDGVFRLH
- a CDS encoding co-chaperone GroES, with translation MKFRPLHDRVVVKRIDAEEKTAGGIIIPDTAKEKPSQGEILSVGPGGRDEAGKLIPIDLKVGDIVLFGKWSGTEVKIDGQDLLIMKESDILGVLTDVGSKKKAA